From Scytonema millei VB511283:
GACAATTTCTCCTAAAGCTGCGACAAACAGCATCGGGACAGCAATTGATAAAACGTTTGCATTTGCTGGGTCGCGCAGATCGATAAATAATCCTACTATCTGTTGAGGAAAGAGTAACACGGCGATCGCCATGAATGCCATTGAGCCAGCACCCAAAACCATACTGACGTATCCGGCTCGTTTAGCTGCTTTTAAGTTTTGCTGTCCGAGCCATTGACCGACTCGCACTGTTGTCGCGTATGACATCCCCAAGGGAACCATGTAAAAAACGACCGTAGTTTGTAAAACGATTTGGTGTGCTGCCAAAATCTCAGTTCCTAAAGTACCCATGAGGAACGTGACAATATTAAACAGCCCATATTCTATAGCTGTCGCTATCCCAATCGGCGCACCCAGCCAGAGCAATTCCCAAATAATACGCGGTTTAATTTGATGTAATGCCTGAAAAATGCCGTAATTTCTCAGTTGTTTGTGCCAAATTATGTAAACAGCTAAAGACAAAAACCTACCCCAAAAACTGAGAGCGCTAGTTAGTGCCAAACCCACCAGTCCCAGGCGCGGAAAACCAAACATACCCAGACCCAAGATATAATTACCTGCGATATCAAACAACGTCCAGGCGATCGCAATAACCATGACTGGACGTGCTTGCGATACGCCAGCTACGACACTTCTGAGTACGGTAAACCCCAAAGCTGGAAATATTCCCCACAGTGCAACATCCAGATATTCATTTGCAAGAGAAGCCGTTCTGGAGGTTTGTCCGAGCTGAAGCATCAGTGCGTCCAAATGTCCGACAATTGGCATCAGAGCAATTGCTAGAACCACAGATATCCACAATCCCTGGCGCGTTACCTGCGTGACTCGCGATTTATCACCTGCGCCATGCGCTGCGGCTAGGAGGGGGCTGACTCCCACCACTATGCTAGTTGCGGTATTTAACAGCGTCATAAACGTGATGGAGGCTAATCCACCTGCGGCTAGAGTTTCTTGTCCCAACCTACCCATGACTACCGTATCGGCAAAACCCGTAACAGATTGGGCAAGTTGGGCGCTGACTAAAGGAACGGCAAGTTTGAGAAATTTCTGAATTTCAGCCCGAATGTTGGAGCGATCGCTGTGAGAAGACATGGTGCAATATCTGAGACTGTATGGAAGGAAGTCGGTAGGGGCGCACGGCTGTGCGCCCGTACAAGGGAGCCGATGAATAAGGTTGTACAGAAGAAACTTGTCGAATTAATTTTGGGTAGGATCGGGCATGAAAAGAATTGAGCCGATTGTGAATATAATGCTGGCTGAGAAATGTAAAACGGCAGACACAGTAATACCTTTAAAAATTTCTAATATGGCATCAAATACAAACATTAACGAGCCAATGAGAAATAACCAACTAGCAACTGAGGAGCGATCGAGCTGATTGAGAATATTGGCGATCGCCATACTTTTTATCGACTCTACTAAATCGATTGCTTGACAATTATCCCCATTTACATACTTTTTTAGCAGCATCTCAATCTCCTAAAATTTCACTGAAACTCGGGCAGTTAATTTTGGCGTTACATACTGTAACTTTGCCGTTACAATTACAGAATAGGGAAACTCAAAGCTTCGATCTATTTGAATCTTGCGCGACTATCAAAATCTTGCGGTCAGTTTTGCAGAAGGCTAAAGCACAGATGGCGAAAGCATCACACACACATATACGCGATCCCAAATTACCGATCGCGTCGAGCCAAAATTTAGGTTGGGAATCGATTGTTGTTGAAGAATTTCAGCAACCCCCTGGAGGCATAGAACATTTCGCCTTGCCAGAACACGCGATCGCCGTATGTCTGGCGACGAAACCCAATCGCTTACATCAAATCATGGGCGATCGCCGTTACGTAGGACTCTATACTAAAGGCGATATTTCCATCACCCCCGCTCATCTCCCTTCTTCGTATAAATCAGAAGGCGAAGATCGCTACCTGCACATTCAGATTTCACCTCAATTCTTACAACAAGTAGCCAAAGAAGCGATCGAAATCGATCCAGCTCGCGTGGAAATTCTACCAGAATTTCGGGTACGCAACCCCCAAATTGAGCAGATATCAATGATGTTGCGATCGGCACTCCATCAAAACGATGCTTGGGTGAATCGCCTCTACATCGAATCTTTAGCCAATCTGCTAACAGTGCATTTACTCCGCGACTATGCTACAACTCAACCGCGTGTAGCACTTTATGAAGGAGGATTAGGCGATCGTAGATTACTGCAAGTTGCAGAATATATCAACGCTCATCTAGATCGAGAGATTAAACTAGCAGATTTAGCTCACCTTCTGGGAATGAGTCAGTTTCATTTCAGCCGCCTATTCAAACAATCCCTCGGCACTTCTCCCCATCAATACCTACTCCAGCAAAGAGTAGAACGAGCAAAACAGTTATTAAAACAAACAAACCTATCGGTAGTCGAAATCGCTCTACAATCCGGCTTCAGCAGCCACAGCCATCTCAGCCAACAATTTCGTCAACTCACAGGCATGACACCCAAAGCTTACCGAGCCGGATGAGCAAAGTCAAAAGTTAAAAGTTAAAAGTCAAACTAAGGAGTCAGGAGAAAAGGAAGCAAATCTAGCCACTAGCCACTAGCCACTAGCCACTCACTCTAAACACCAAACAACCACAACCAAAGTGGTAAAGTCAACAACAGACTTGCAGAACCAAGTGCTAAAGCCGTCACAGCCAAATCGCGATCGAGATCGTAAGCTTCGGCAATTACCAGAGTAGCAAACGCTGGAGGCATAGCCATTTGTAAAACGATCGCCAGTTGAGGCGCGCCTGTAAAACCACATAGAGTCAAGACGCTACCCACAACTAAAGGAACGATCAGCATTTTGATTGTCAAACTAACTGCGGCTTTAGGTAAATTGCGCCAAGACTTGAGATGTTGCAAGCGCATCCCGATAAGAACTAACGATAGAGCAACTACACTCCAACCCAAACTCGATAAAATTGATTCTGCTACAGCAGGTAAGGGAACTTGACGAAATAACAAGCCAAACCCCATACTCCACAAAGCAGGATTAACTAGTATTGCTTGGATAAGTGAAGTGCGATCGCTTTTCCCCTTACCAAAACGCGCCGCTAACACTACCCCTAAACCATAAGATCCCAAAGTCGATCCTAAAAGATCGTAAAACAGCGTCCAGCCAAAATACTGCGTCCCCACCACCGCTAAAGCAACGGGAAATCCTATATAACCCGTGTTGCCTACCATTGCTGCTAGAAGAAAACTGCCTTGGGTTGGTAGTTGGTAGTTGGTAGTTGGCAATGGGTAGTTGGTAGTTGCTCTCTTCTCTCCCCCAGCTTCCCCAGCTCCCTCAGCTCTCTTCCCCTGCTCGCTGCTCCCTGCTCCCTGCTCCCTATTCCCGCATAATCGAATCCACCCCCAAGCTAAACCCGCTCCGAGTAAAATAGCTATCCAAGCGCATATAGGTGCGATCCAAATAGCACCCGATAAGTCAGCTTGGCGCAAGAAGGCAATAATACTAATCGGGACTCCAATCCAAAACAGAAATTGTCCTAAAGTATGGGGAGAGAGCTGAGGTATTCTGCTGCTGGCGAAAAATCCTAATGAAACCAAGCCAATCAGTTGAGCGTATAGTATCAAAAGCTGCATTACAAAAAGAAAATTATTCTTCTGAAAGAATTAGTAGGGAATGGGGAATAATGGACTAGTGCAGTTTAACGAATGATACTTAGCCGTTAATCGGTCTTAGGTTTACAATTGCCAGTTGTAAACTTAAAGCTGGCGAGGCGAACTGTAAGGAGTGAGTTGTGGATAACGCTGACTTATCGAGAAAGCGACAAAAACATTCAAATTCTGCAAATCGTCGATCGCCCGATGATATTCCAGAGGCTTTGCGAGATGCAACCCCTTCTAATTCTGGCACTCCATCTAATCGTGCTTCTAGTGGGAAGCCGATTTATTTAATTGGTGGTTTGCTAGCTGTAGGTGCGATCGCAGTAGGAGCTGGTTTATGGTACTTCACCTCTATCCCATCACAAAACATCACTCAACCTATACCTACTGTTTCTCCTAGTCCGACTGTTTCTAGCCCTGCAACACCACAAACACCAGTAGCCGACAATCCTTCTCCCGCTAATTCAGACAACCTTTTAGGACATTTACCGTATCAAGAAGCACCCGAATCAGAACTCGCGCCAATTCTACCAGGAAGTTCCATGAGGTTACGTCAAGCCGCCGCTCAAGAGTTTCAAGCGATGGTACAAGCGGCTAGAGCTTCAGGAGTCAATTTAGTCCCGATTTCCGGTTTTCGTTCTACCAAAGATCAGCAGCATATCTATTTTGATATTCAGGCAGAACGGGGTCAATCTGTAACTAAACGTGCCGAAGTCAGCGCCCCTCCTGGCTACAGCGAACATCATACAGGTTACGCCGTAGATATTGGTGATGGCAATACACCAGCAACGAATTTAAATACTAATTTTGAGAAGACGAAAGCCTTTAAATGGTTAGAGGCAAATGCAGCGAGATTTCACTTTGAAATGTCTTTTCCCAAGAATAACTCGCAAGGGGTAAATTACGAACCTTGGCACTGGAGATTTGTTGGCGATCGCGATAGTTTAGAAACATTTTATAAAGCCAAAAATCTCAGTCGCAAGACACCTTAATTGTTTTTGCGCTGTTATATTACTTAGTTGATATATAAAGCAATATTGCCGAAAGGTTATTAGCTCATAATGATGCACGCAGTTACCTATAGACCACCAGAATTTGGAGATCAACAACAAATTAGTGCTTGCATGTGGGCTTCTGCGGATTTATGGGAACTCACAGACGGAACATCAGAAAGTGTTACCGAATGGAAACAAATTTGTGACCCAGGAGAATTAAGAGACAGAATCTTGAGTAGCGAGAGAATGTTGGTTGCTACCTGGAATGGAATAGTTGTTGGTTTTATTGCATTTCGGAGAGGAAATCATCTATCGCTGTTGTTCGTCCGAAGAGAATTTGCTAGGCAAGGAATCGGTAGGGAGCTGCTTGCTCGTAACAGCAACGATCTTGATACAATCACTGTTAATTCATCTGATGCAGCAGTAGGCTTTTATCGGAAAGTCGGGTTTATCCAAAGTGGCGATCGCTTTTTCAAAAATGGGGTATGGGCAACACCCATGAAGTGGACTAAAATTGCAGTGAGTTGAAAGCACTGACTCATCCTTTAACATTACAATTTGTTAGTGCCGAAAACAAAACTCAAAAAATTATTGTTGAAGTCAAAAGTTTTATAGAACTTATAGGATAGTTGCTATGCTGATTTAGATATAGGGGCAGCTAACGAGTAGCTGGGAGGCGATCGCTCTTGAGCGCTTGTGTCAAGGGTGATGTCGCTCTTTAAACTGCAACCTTAGCTAAAAAGTTATATTCAAAATATCGAGTTTTGCTAAAAACCATCATGCACCAGATTAACTTAAAAGAAGCCGAGACTCGACTAGCTGAGCTAATTGAAGAAGCGGCAGGCGGGGAAGAAGTCGTTATCATCCGCAGCGATGGGAAATCTTTCAAAATTGTGCCGCTTGGTACGATAGAAGCAATCCCTAAATTCGGCAGTGCA
This genomic window contains:
- a CDS encoding type II toxin-antitoxin system Phd/YefM family antitoxin; the protein is MLKTIMHQINLKEAETRLAELIEEAAGGEEVVIIRSDGKSFKIVPLGTIEAIPKFGSAKGIVKMSDDFDAPLAK
- a CDS encoding AEC family transporter, translating into MQLLILYAQLIGLVSLGFFASSRIPQLSPHTLGQFLFWIGVPISIIAFLRQADLSGAIWIAPICAWIAILLGAGLAWGWIRLCGNREQGAGSSEQGKRAEGAGEAGGEKRATTNYPLPTTNYQLPTQGSFLLAAMVGNTGYIGFPVALAVVGTQYFGWTLFYDLLGSTLGSYGLGVVLAARFGKGKSDRTSLIQAILVNPALWSMGFGLLFRQVPLPAVAESILSSLGWSVVALSLVLIGMRLQHLKSWRNLPKAAVSLTIKMLIVPLVVGSVLTLCGFTGAPQLAIVLQMAMPPAFATLVIAEAYDLDRDLAVTALALGSASLLLTLPLWLWLFGV
- a CDS encoding GNAT family N-acetyltransferase, producing MMHAVTYRPPEFGDQQQISACMWASADLWELTDGTSESVTEWKQICDPGELRDRILSSERMLVATWNGIVVGFIAFRRGNHLSLLFVRREFARQGIGRELLARNSNDLDTITVNSSDAAVGFYRKVGFIQSGDRFFKNGVWATPMKWTKIAVS
- a CDS encoding helix-turn-helix domain-containing protein; translation: MAKASHTHIRDPKLPIASSQNLGWESIVVEEFQQPPGGIEHFALPEHAIAVCLATKPNRLHQIMGDRRYVGLYTKGDISITPAHLPSSYKSEGEDRYLHIQISPQFLQQVAKEAIEIDPARVEILPEFRVRNPQIEQISMMLRSALHQNDAWVNRLYIESLANLLTVHLLRDYATTQPRVALYEGGLGDRRLLQVAEYINAHLDREIKLADLAHLLGMSQFHFSRLFKQSLGTSPHQYLLQQRVERAKQLLKQTNLSVVEIALQSGFSSHSHLSQQFRQLTGMTPKAYRAG
- a CDS encoding M15 family metallopeptidase; this encodes MDNADLSRKRQKHSNSANRRSPDDIPEALRDATPSNSGTPSNRASSGKPIYLIGGLLAVGAIAVGAGLWYFTSIPSQNITQPIPTVSPSPTVSSPATPQTPVADNPSPANSDNLLGHLPYQEAPESELAPILPGSSMRLRQAAAQEFQAMVQAARASGVNLVPISGFRSTKDQQHIYFDIQAERGQSVTKRAEVSAPPGYSEHHTGYAVDIGDGNTPATNLNTNFEKTKAFKWLEANAARFHFEMSFPKNNSQGVNYEPWHWRFVGDRDSLETFYKAKNLSRKTP
- a CDS encoding MATE family efflux transporter; its protein translation is MSSHSDRSNIRAEIQKFLKLAVPLVSAQLAQSVTGFADTVVMGRLGQETLAAGGLASITFMTLLNTATSIVVGVSPLLAAAHGAGDKSRVTQVTRQGLWISVVLAIALMPIVGHLDALMLQLGQTSRTASLANEYLDVALWGIFPALGFTVLRSVVAGVSQARPVMVIAIAWTLFDIAGNYILGLGMFGFPRLGLVGLALTSALSFWGRFLSLAVYIIWHKQLRNYGIFQALHQIKPRIIWELLWLGAPIGIATAIEYGLFNIVTFLMGTLGTEILAAHQIVLQTTVVFYMVPLGMSYATTVRVGQWLGQQNLKAAKRAGYVSMVLGAGSMAFMAIAVLLFPQQIVGLFIDLRDPANANVLSIAVPMLFVAALGEIVDGVQRTANGALQGLQDTRVPMLLGFLAYWGAGLTSGCLLGFQFGLGGVGLWIGQSIGLAIASIAFIWRFRTLSARKQLQYSLCSCTPNS